A single Novosphingobium sp. SL115 DNA region contains:
- a CDS encoding N-acyl-D-amino-acid deacylase family protein, which produces MSDILIKNGTVVDGTGAPAFAADVRVRNGVIAEVGENLAANGERVFDASDCHVTPGFIESHTHYDGTMWWQADLDPLPGYGATTMIMGNCGFSPAPLHKYMPAQREMIGIFSFFEDIPEGPFMDNLPWDWNTWSEYRASVERNVKVPLNYAAYVGHIAIRLAAMGVEAWDREATPEEIARMADLLDDALAAGALGMSDNMHDHDGQDRPVPTLKANDAEFEALFAVMERYPGCCYQVIVDTFMRMTGPANLERLSKLLAGRKIKVQIAGAVPTLEFQKGILPAMQESVRKMREAGVDVWPGYAHVSPTSTLSLVKSLIFAQSNDYVWHEVVLEDDHHKKAALLADADWRARARESWDKNAWDHSPLKNPQELFLLDSENGTGPVGITLKEYADSLGLHRSDAMADWIIKNGTRSTVHMAPFPKDEALTLELMNDPRTVGNISDAGAHLQMLCGGGENALLLTQYVREEQKLTLEQAIHVMTGKLAGHFNLNDRGVIAVGKRADIAVFNMDEIQRREMEKAFDVPDGRGGTTWRFTRQAMPTRITLVNGVPTFENGAFTGAMPGQFLSPANDVGAMAQAAE; this is translated from the coding sequence ATGTCAGACATTCTCATCAAGAACGGCACCGTCGTGGACGGAACCGGCGCACCTGCTTTTGCAGCAGACGTGCGCGTAAGGAATGGCGTCATCGCCGAAGTGGGCGAAAACCTTGCCGCCAATGGTGAACGGGTGTTCGACGCCAGCGACTGCCATGTCACCCCCGGCTTTATCGAAAGCCACACTCATTATGACGGCACGATGTGGTGGCAGGCCGATCTTGATCCGCTGCCCGGCTATGGCGCCACCACGATGATTATGGGCAACTGCGGTTTCTCGCCTGCCCCGCTGCACAAATACATGCCCGCCCAGCGCGAGATGATCGGCATTTTCAGCTTCTTCGAAGACATTCCCGAAGGCCCGTTCATGGATAACCTGCCGTGGGACTGGAACACTTGGAGCGAATATCGCGCGTCGGTGGAACGCAACGTCAAGGTGCCGCTCAACTACGCCGCTTATGTCGGCCACATCGCCATCCGCCTTGCCGCCATGGGCGTTGAGGCGTGGGACCGCGAAGCGACGCCGGAAGAAATCGCCAGAATGGCCGACCTGCTGGACGATGCACTGGCCGCAGGCGCGCTGGGCATGTCAGACAATATGCACGACCACGACGGGCAGGACCGCCCCGTGCCCACGCTGAAGGCCAACGACGCCGAATTCGAAGCGCTGTTCGCGGTGATGGAGCGCTATCCCGGCTGCTGCTATCAGGTGATCGTCGATACGTTCATGCGGATGACCGGCCCTGCCAACCTTGAACGCCTGTCAAAGCTGCTGGCTGGCCGCAAGATCAAGGTGCAGATCGCCGGGGCCGTGCCCACGCTGGAATTCCAGAAGGGCATCCTGCCCGCCATGCAGGAATCGGTCCGCAAGATGCGCGAAGCGGGCGTTGATGTATGGCCGGGCTATGCCCACGTATCGCCCACGTCCACGCTCAGCCTCGTTAAATCGCTGATCTTTGCGCAGTCCAACGATTATGTCTGGCACGAAGTCGTGCTTGAGGACGACCACCACAAGAAAGCCGCGTTGCTAGCCGATGCCGACTGGCGCGCCCGCGCCCGCGAAAGCTGGGACAAGAACGCCTGGGATCATTCGCCGCTGAAGAACCCGCAGGAACTGTTCCTGCTCGACAGCGAAAACGGAACTGGTCCGGTGGGTATCACGCTGAAGGAATATGCCGATAGCCTTGGCCTACACCGCAGCGATGCGATGGCCGATTGGATCATCAAGAACGGCACCCGTTCGACCGTCCACATGGCCCCCTTCCCCAAGGATGAGGCGCTGACGCTGGAACTGATGAACGACCCGCGCACCGTCGGAAATATCTCGGACGCTGGCGCGCACCTGCAGATGCTGTGCGGCGGGGGCGAAAATGCGCTGCTTCTTACGCAATATGTGCGCGAAGAGCAGAAGCTGACACTGGAACAGGCCATCCACGTGATGACCGGCAAGCTGGCAGGGCACTTCAACCTGAACGATCGCGGCGTGATCGCCGTGGGCAAACGCGCCGATATCGCGGTATTCAACATGGACGAAATCCAGCGCCGCGAAATGGAAAAGGCGTTCGACGTGCCCGATGGCCGGGGTGGCACAACATGGCGCTTTACCCGTCAGGCCATGCCCACCCGCATTACGCTGGTAAATGGTGTGCCGACGTTTGAAAACGGTGCGTTCACCGGCGCGATGCCGGGTCAGTTCCTGTCACCCGCCAACGATGTGGGCGCAATGGCACAAGCTGCCGAATGA
- a CDS encoding Coq4 family protein translates to MSEAKIGEADRAYFNGAIRKIETESSVLVSSSKYLNHAGLRTLIAQEMLRRNGPDLPNTAYIPEVAQILHDLEDMPRIIELFEMEKARLPLFKRWLERRSLSNFTLAETKDCAPGTLGAAIYNFMANSGYQLDLFFQEIQVVNDFTYYLRQTALSHDIEHMVSGFGPNHGGEVALLSANMHAKSLYFHPELSNFFSRIAFYLKAKTVMKDGLFYPEAMVVNLEAEYLGAQQGRNWKYPLMLVDWREYADVQIDDIRRELGITPIIDNRWDLTNRLCNEDDPHYGEPLMEAAE, encoded by the coding sequence ATGAGCGAAGCCAAGATCGGTGAAGCCGACCGCGCCTATTTCAACGGTGCAATCCGCAAAATCGAAACCGAAAGCTCGGTCCTCGTCAGCTCGTCGAAATACCTCAACCACGCTGGCTTGCGCACCCTGATCGCGCAGGAAATGCTGCGCCGTAACGGGCCAGATCTGCCCAACACCGCCTATATCCCCGAAGTCGCGCAGATCCTGCACGATCTGGAAGACATGCCGCGGATCATCGAACTGTTCGAAATGGAAAAGGCCCGCCTGCCGCTGTTCAAGCGCTGGCTGGAACGCCGCAGCCTTTCGAACTTTACGCTGGCCGAAACCAAGGACTGCGCACCGGGCACGTTGGGCGCGGCGATTTATAATTTCATGGCCAATTCGGGCTACCAGCTCGACCTGTTCTTTCAGGAAATCCAGGTGGTGAACGATTTCACCTATTACCTGCGCCAGACCGCGCTTTCGCACGATATCGAACATATGGTCAGCGGCTTTGGTCCCAACCACGGCGGCGAAGTGGCGCTGCTTTCGGCCAACATGCACGCCAAGTCGCTCTACTTCCACCCGGAACTCAGCAACTTCTTCAGCCGCATCGCCTTCTACCTGAAGGCCAAGACGGTGATGAAGGACGGCCTGTTCTATCCCGAAGCGATGGTGGTGAACCTTGAGGCCGAATACCTCGGCGCGCAGCAGGGCCGCAACTGGAAGTATCCGCTCATGCTGGTCGACTGGCGCGAATATGCCGATGTGCAGATCGACGATATCCGCCGCGAACTGGGCATCACGCCGATCATCGACAATCGCTGGGATCTTACCAACCGCCTCTGCAACGAAGACGATCCCCATTACGGCGAACCCTTGATGGAAGCGGCAGAATGA
- a CDS encoding TonB-dependent receptor: MMMKARYIRTRLLHGSMLAAGAFALTSAAHAEEQAPEPQAATTGNQASVQEIIVTAQRREESLQKVPVAVTAIGTEQLAALRVTSVRNLAGLAPSLQFNAQGQQSNPTIIIRGVASGASSNSVDPKVGIYIDGVYIGRAVGSLLDFSDIQRVEVLRGPQGTLFGRNATSGAISIVTAAPKGEWGVRATGSYGNYDAWRGKVSLDLPQIGPFSVRLSYLHDQIDGDVTNTMAGKGLNIALRAPEFGTQRFVKKLGYRNVDGGQVAVRGEFGALTADYRFDYTDTRASGRAMQSLGVIPDASGQLLAPIVALQPLFGGTTNEGLNGPLSSVAAATSEEHTVTQGHSLTLTLDASDTFTVKSITAYRKFRQDPVIFDLGSAGGMRFTFGQLGALITPGLTPQQIQAALFNPANVPGANDYFFPLLSARATRQKQFSQELQFQLSNDAYQLTAGLFYFHENSPGTEVLGILSPTPSATIVPSPLDAVFGSGITRTVGVNDSMAGYAQLTVHLSDSFDITGGLRGTIDDRELQIAAISGAQGGSLGVGTYKQTYKKLTYTGIATWRPNDQSTIFAKIATGYVSGGILSGIPYRPENLTSYEVGAKTQFLDNRVRLNVSAYYNDYKDLQTQNFINGRQFFDNAGKAKIKGFEAELDVVPASGLNLSASVGYTDFDYDTFVLNGQDVAAFARPTYFSNWTGRAAATYNSPDLTNQGGHVTALLEARYRSAYFLTSTPLRNLAGQDVLEDRNRQPAYWLVNGRIGLADMPLGGSRLSIAAFGDNLFDKRYISFGAPVLLFTGSYERGRTYGIEASFSF, encoded by the coding sequence ATGATGATGAAAGCACGGTATATCCGCACAAGGCTTTTGCACGGTTCAATGCTGGCAGCAGGGGCCTTTGCCCTGACAAGCGCCGCCCACGCAGAGGAACAGGCGCCCGAACCGCAGGCCGCAACCACCGGCAATCAGGCATCCGTGCAGGAAATCATCGTCACGGCGCAGCGCCGCGAAGAAAGCCTGCAAAAGGTGCCCGTCGCCGTCACCGCCATCGGCACCGAACAGCTTGCCGCCCTGCGCGTCACCAGCGTCCGCAACCTTGCCGGGCTGGCCCCCAGCCTGCAATTCAACGCGCAAGGCCAGCAATCGAACCCGACCATCATCATTCGCGGCGTCGCATCTGGCGCATCCAGCAATTCGGTCGATCCCAAGGTCGGTATCTATATCGATGGCGTCTATATCGGGCGCGCGGTTGGCTCACTGCTGGATTTCAGCGATATCCAGCGCGTCGAAGTGCTGCGCGGGCCGCAGGGCACGCTGTTCGGGCGCAATGCCACATCAGGCGCGATCAGCATCGTCACCGCCGCACCCAAGGGCGAATGGGGCGTGCGCGCGACCGGCTCCTACGGCAATTACGATGCGTGGCGCGGCAAGGTTTCGCTCGATCTGCCGCAGATCGGCCCGTTCTCTGTCCGCCTGTCCTATCTGCATGACCAGATCGATGGCGATGTGACCAACACGATGGCGGGCAAGGGCCTGAACATCGCCCTGCGTGCGCCCGAATTCGGCACGCAGCGCTTTGTGAAGAAGCTGGGCTACCGCAATGTCGATGGCGGGCAGGTTGCCGTGCGCGGTGAATTTGGCGCGCTGACCGCCGATTATCGCTTCGACTATACCGACACCCGCGCATCGGGCCGCGCGATGCAAAGCCTTGGCGTGATCCCCGATGCATCGGGCCAGTTGCTCGCCCCCATCGTGGCGCTGCAACCCTTGTTTGGCGGCACCACCAACGAAGGGCTGAACGGCCCGCTTTCCTCGGTCGCTGCGGCCACCAGCGAAGAACACACCGTCACCCAAGGCCACAGCCTCACGCTGACGCTGGACGCCAGCGACACCTTCACCGTTAAATCGATCACCGCCTATCGCAAGTTCCGCCAGGATCCGGTGATATTCGATCTGGGGTCAGCAGGCGGAATGCGCTTTACCTTTGGCCAGTTGGGCGCGCTGATTACGCCGGGGCTGACGCCGCAGCAGATTCAGGCTGCGCTGTTCAATCCGGCCAATGTGCCGGGGGCCAACGACTATTTCTTCCCCCTGCTGTCCGCCCGCGCCACCCGGCAAAAGCAGTTCAGTCAGGAACTGCAGTTCCAGCTCAGCAACGATGCCTACCAGTTGACCGCTGGCCTGTTCTACTTCCACGAAAACTCGCCCGGTACCGAAGTGCTCGGCATCCTGTCGCCCACGCCTTCGGCCACCATCGTGCCCAGCCCGCTGGATGCGGTGTTCGGCAGCGGCATTACCCGCACCGTGGGGGTCAACGATTCCATGGCAGGCTATGCCCAGTTGACCGTCCACCTGTCTGACAGCTTTGATATCACCGGCGGCCTGCGCGGCACGATTGACGACCGCGAACTGCAGATTGCCGCCATTTCCGGCGCGCAGGGCGGCTCGCTTGGCGTGGGCACCTACAAGCAGACCTACAAGAAGCTGACCTATACCGGCATCGCCACATGGCGGCCCAACGATCAGAGCACGATCTTCGCCAAGATCGCCACCGGCTATGTCTCCGGCGGCATTCTCAGCGGCATCCCCTATCGGCCAGAAAACCTGACCAGTTACGAAGTAGGTGCCAAGACCCAGTTCCTCGACAATCGCGTGCGGCTGAACGTTTCTGCCTATTACAACGATTACAAGGATCTGCAGACGCAGAACTTCATCAATGGCCGCCAGTTCTTCGACAACGCGGGCAAAGCCAAGATCAAGGGCTTCGAAGCGGAACTCGACGTTGTGCCAGCTTCGGGCCTGAATCTGTCGGCCAGCGTCGGCTATACCGATTTCGACTACGACACTTTCGTCCTCAACGGTCAGGACGTCGCCGCCTTTGCCCGGCCCACCTACTTTTCCAACTGGACCGGGCGCGCCGCGGCCACCTACAATTCGCCCGACCTCACCAATCAGGGCGGGCATGTTACCGCGCTGCTCGAAGCACGCTATCGCAGCGCCTATTTCCTCACCTCAACCCCGTTGCGCAATCTGGCGGGACAAGACGTGCTGGAAGACCGCAACCGCCAGCCCGCCTATTGGCTGGTCAACGGCAGGATCGGCCTTGCCGACATGCCACTTGGCGGCTCCCGCCTGTCCATCGCCGCCTTCGGAGACAACCTGTTCGACAAACGCTACATCAGCTTTGGCGCACCGGTTCTGCTGTTCACCGGCAGCTATGAACGCGGCCGCACTTATGGCATCGAAGCCAGCTTCTCATTCTGA
- a CDS encoding LLM class flavin-dependent oxidoreductase, with protein sequence MKFSIIYEAQMVDTSRENERAVFLQIVEQAKHAEAHGFDCIWCVEHTALTQYAHMSAPETVLAFIAGATSRIHIGHGVVCLPPAMNHPVKVAERIATLDILSQGRLHFGVGKGGTQQEAGTFGYDLNELQPMIDEAMYLIPRIMVQDEIEHDGQFIKIPKRPIHPKPWQDPHPPMYMACTRENTLLAAGARGIGALVLGFSGPDEIAKKNAVYREAFRNRKAADQVGFRPTEHLAALCAATVLKDRDEARRIGLRGQRFFAESIAYWYQGGPKPTVDDNLTAEDHAKVLESGKQATIAYLSEEAIPVGDEHLSNYTVAQDAYGTPDDCIRYVQRLKDAGADEILFIFQMGGIPHDVIMETIRNIGEKVIPHFRAIEAAQAQETEAAE encoded by the coding sequence ATGAAATTCTCGATCATCTATGAAGCGCAAATGGTGGACACCAGCCGCGAAAACGAACGCGCGGTATTCCTGCAGATCGTCGAGCAGGCAAAACATGCCGAAGCGCATGGCTTTGACTGCATCTGGTGTGTGGAACATACCGCGCTGACGCAATATGCGCACATGTCGGCCCCCGAAACGGTGCTGGCGTTCATTGCGGGCGCAACCAGCCGCATCCACATTGGCCACGGCGTGGTCTGCCTGCCGCCTGCAATGAACCATCCGGTGAAAGTGGCCGAACGCATCGCCACGCTGGACATCCTGTCGCAAGGGCGGCTGCACTTTGGCGTGGGCAAGGGCGGCACCCAGCAGGAAGCGGGGACGTTTGGTTATGACCTGAACGAATTGCAGCCGATGATCGACGAGGCGATGTATCTGATCCCCAGGATCATGGTGCAGGACGAAATCGAACACGACGGCCAGTTCATCAAGATCCCCAAGCGCCCGATCCATCCCAAGCCGTGGCAAGACCCGCATCCGCCGATGTATATGGCCTGCACGCGCGAAAATACGCTGCTGGCAGCAGGCGCGCGGGGCATCGGCGCGCTGGTGCTGGGCTTTTCCGGCCCGGACGAGATTGCCAAGAAGAACGCGGTCTATCGCGAAGCATTTCGCAATCGCAAGGCAGCCGATCAAGTGGGTTTCCGCCCGACCGAACACCTTGCCGCATTGTGCGCCGCCACCGTGCTGAAAGACCGCGATGAAGCACGACGTATTGGCCTGCGCGGGCAGCGCTTCTTTGCCGAAAGCATCGCCTACTGGTATCAGGGCGGGCCGAAACCGACGGTGGATGACAACCTGACCGCCGAGGATCACGCCAAAGTGCTGGAAAGCGGCAAGCAGGCCACCATCGCCTATCTTTCGGAAGAGGCGATCCCGGTGGGGGACGAACACCTTTCGAACTATACCGTGGCGCAGGACGCCTATGGCACCCCGGACGATTGCATCCGTTATGTCCAGCGGCTGAAGGATGCAGGCGCGGACGAGATCCTGTTCATCTTCCAGATGGGCGGCATTCCGCACGATGTCATCATGGAGACGATCCGCAATATCGGTGAAAAGGTGATCCCGCATTTCCGGGCTATCGAGGCAGCACAGGCGCAGGAGACGGAAGCGGCTGAATAG